One stretch of Caldinitratiruptor microaerophilus DNA includes these proteins:
- the mraZ gene encoding division/cell wall cluster transcriptional repressor MraZ — protein MFMGEYQHTIDAKGRLIIPARFREELGERFVATRGLDNCLFVFPMAEWQSLEARLRELPFTRADARAFVRFFFSGAAELEVDAQGRVLIPENLRSYARLERDVVIIGVSSRVEIWSRSEWEAYQAKADQSYEELAEKIIDF, from the coding sequence ATGTTCATGGGCGAGTACCAGCACACGATCGACGCGAAGGGACGCCTGATCATCCCGGCGCGCTTCCGGGAGGAGCTGGGCGAGCGGTTCGTGGCCACCCGGGGCCTGGACAACTGCCTCTTCGTCTTCCCGATGGCAGAGTGGCAGTCCCTGGAGGCCCGGCTGCGGGAACTCCCCTTCACCCGGGCCGACGCCCGGGCCTTCGTGCGGTTCTTCTTCTCCGGAGCCGCCGAGCTCGAGGTCGACGCCCAGGGGCGGGTGCTCATCCCCGAGAACCTCCGCTCCTACGCCCGCCTGGAACGTGACGTGGTGATCATCGGGGTGTCCAGCCGGGTCGAGATCTGGTCGCGCAGCGAGTGGGAAGCCTACCAGGCGAAGGCGGACCAGTCGTACGAGGAGCTGGCCGAGAAGATCATCGACTTCTGA
- a CDS encoding class I SAM-dependent methyltransferase gives MRYTHADFMALFDGWAPTYDQTVFGGADGFENYREVLARVVRAVRARPRALVVDVGAGTGNLSLELQRVGYRVVAVDPSAGMRREARRKLRGVPVLDGHFLHIPLPDGVAAAAVSTYALHHLDDPTKALAARELLRVVRPGGRVVIGDIAFASWRAREEFRELLLARGRLDLVEELDSEYYTSVEVLTGTFERLGCRCRAEQVDDWVWIVTAEVPPAAAGEMGP, from the coding sequence ATGCGATACACTCACGCCGACTTCATGGCCCTGTTCGACGGGTGGGCGCCGACGTACGACCAGACGGTGTTCGGCGGGGCGGACGGGTTCGAGAACTACCGCGAGGTGCTGGCCCGGGTGGTGCGAGCGGTACGGGCGCGGCCCCGGGCGCTGGTCGTCGACGTGGGCGCCGGCACGGGGAACCTGAGCCTGGAGCTTCAGCGGGTCGGCTACCGGGTGGTGGCGGTGGACCCTTCGGCGGGCATGCGGCGGGAGGCGCGCCGCAAGCTCCGGGGGGTGCCGGTTCTCGACGGCCACTTCCTGCACATCCCGCTGCCGGACGGTGTGGCGGCCGCGGCAGTCTCCACCTACGCGCTGCACCACCTCGACGACCCGACCAAGGCCCTCGCGGCCCGGGAACTCCTCCGGGTGGTGCGTCCGGGGGGCCGGGTGGTGATCGGGGACATCGCCTTCGCCAGCTGGCGGGCCCGGGAGGAGTTCCGGGAACTGCTCCTGGCCCGGGGACGGCTGGACCTCGTGGAAGAGCTGGACAGCGAGTACTACACCTCGGTCGAGGTCCTGACCGGCACCTTCGAGCGCCTGGGCTGCCGCTGCCGGGCGGAGCAGGTGGACGACTGGGTCTGGATCGTCACGGCCGAGGTGCCCCCGGCCGCGGCTGGCGAGATGGGACCGTAG